In Glycine max cultivar Williams 82 chromosome 7, Glycine_max_v4.0, whole genome shotgun sequence, a single window of DNA contains:
- the LOC106799270 gene encoding uncharacterized mitochondrial protein AtMg00810-like, producing the protein MDEFEMSDLGELSYFLGIEFVSTSKWIFMHQKKYAEDILKRFNMMDCNSVITPTETGIKLQIDGDEKEVDPTLYKQIVGSLRYLCNTKPNIAYCVGLISRFMEKPKTPHFLAAKRIMRYVKGTLDLGILYPYSHKNIEGEVFGYSDSDWCGDKDDRKSTTGYVFKFGTSPISWCSKKQSVVALSTCEVEYIVAAMATCQALWLEALMEELNLRNCSPMRLLMDNKSAIDLAKHPVAHGRSKHIETKFHFLRDQEGNKISAYIQTRADPKEIIDLFKKSFLVLLNSENLVAMGIL; encoded by the exons ATGGATGAATTTGAGATGTCTGATCTTGGTGAACTATCATACTTCCTGGGTATTGAATTTGTTTCTACCAGTAAATggattttcatgcatcaaaagaaGTATGCAGAAGACATCCTAAAGAGGTTCAATATGATGGATTGCAATTCTGTTATCACACCAACTGAAACTGGAATTAAGCTGCAAATAGATGGGGATGAGAAAGAAGTTGATCCTACCTTGTACAAGCAAATTGTAGGCTCATTGAGGTACCTATGTAACACCAAACCTAATATTGCCTATTGTGTTGGATTGATAAGCAGGTTTATGGAGAAACCAAAGACACCTCACTTCTTGGCAGCAAAGAGGATTATGAGGTATGTGAAAGGAACATTGGATCTTGGCATTTTATATCCTTATAGTCACAAGAATATAGAAGGAGAAGTGTTTGGTTATAGTGATTCAGATTGGTGTGGTGATAAGGATGATAGGAAAAGCACTACTGGTtatgttttcaaatttggaaCATCACCAATCTCTTGGTGCTCAAAGAAGCAGAGTGTAGTTGCTTTGTCAACATGTGAAGTAGAATATATTGTTGCTGCTATGGCAACCTGTCAAGCTCTATGGTTGgaagctttaatggaggaaCTAAACTTGAGAAATTGCAGTCCTATGAGGTTGTTGATGGATAACAAATCAGCAATTGATTTAGCTAAGCATCCTGTGGCACATGGCAGGAGTAAACATATTGAAACCAAGTTTCATTTCCTGCGTGATCAA GAAGGGAACAAGATTAGTGCTTATATACAGACAAGAGCTGATCCAAAGGAAATCATTGATCTTTTCAAGAAAAGTTTTTTGGTACT GCTCAACAGTGAAAATTTGGTAGCAATGGGTATCCTCTAA